A window of Chrysoperla carnea chromosome 3, inChrCarn1.1, whole genome shotgun sequence genomic DNA:
AATCGTACTATAGGAGGTACCAAAATGAATGATCGTAGTTCAAGATCCCACGCAATATTTTCCGTAACCATAGAAATGTGTAACACTGACCAAGAATACGAGAATGTCCGAGTtggcaaattaaatttaattgatttagcTGGCAGTGAGAGACAATCAAAGACCGGTGCATGCTCCGATCGTTTAAAAGAAGCGAGTAAGATAAATCGGGCACTATCTGCATTAGGTAATGTAATTTCCGCTTTAGCTGAGCATTCCTCACATATTCCGTACCGTGATTCGAAGTTAACACGATTATTACAAAACTCGCTTGGCGGTAATTCGAAAACTGTGATGATTGCTAATATTGGTCCATCAAATTACAACTATGAGGAATCTTTGACAACGTTACGGTATGCTCATCGAGCCAAAGCAATCAAAAATACTCCATTTAAGAATGAAGATCCGAAAGATGCGAAATTGCGTGAATATAGAGATGAAATTAAACGTTTGAAGGAACTAATTGAACAACGTCGCTTAGAAGAAAAACAAGTAATTGTAattcataaagttattaaaGTTCATAGAAATTCCGCTAGAAGTGAGGACCACATAACAAATTCTGATTCATACGAAACCGATAGAAGTAGTGATTCAGGCAGTGAAGCTGATTTAGAAGATGAAATCGATGATGAGGAAGATACAGAACTAATGGAACGTTTATATTTAGAACGACAAAAAACTGACGAATTGGCAATGCGATTAGAAGAACTAGAAAGTCAATTGGTTAAAGGAGGTCATGCATTGGAAGTTATTGATATAAACGAACAAAAATTAGCCgagcaattattaaaaatagaagagCAAAAAACTCGTGAAACTGAAATGCAATATGTTTTAGAACAAGAATCTGATACAAAAGTTGAACTACATGAGGCGTATTCTAGTTTACAGCAAGAATTTGATAGTAAGTCACAGAAAATTAACGAAATGGCAGCGATAATTAAGGACTTACAAGAGCAAATACTTGACTTGCGAGAAAAAACCAATGAAGAACAGCGTGAAATTGAAGTGCTAACAGAAGCGTTAAATaaggaactaaaattaaaaacattgataattgaaaattttatatcagaTGAAGCAAGATGTGAAACAactaacaaaattcatttcgaTACCAACACTGATAGTTGGGTACTAAAACGTGGAATGTTCGAACGACGTACGTGTCGACCTTCTGTTCGACCTGAATACGATCGACCAATCACTAACTACGCTTTGTCCAAAATGAAAACAAGTAGTTGTCCGTATCgatataaaagtgaaaatattataaatttgagttTAGATTTACCAGAAAAAACCACTGTCAAATATCAACCTTCGAATGTTCCATCCACATATCGACATATTTTAAATGTGGCAATGTGTCAAGAAGATGATGTTATTAATATTGGTGACGGTGTGCATGGAGTAGATTGTCCGTTGGGTACAGATTCAGCTCGTACTCAGGCACAAATGGATACAATTGCTAGAAACTTGGCAATGAAAAAAGAAACGCAACGTGCTTTACAAATGCGCAGCGCAAAAACAGTGCCATTTGTA
This region includes:
- the LOC123294642 gene encoding kinesin-like protein Klp68D, coding for MENIKDVNTENVVSHKASAKKKRHNSLNEAVQVVVRCRPMSIKEKLNDNFNVVVMYPVHGIVEITNPKEVDTYSDQKTFTFDVVYDANSTQDDVYNTSIRPLVESVLEGFNGCVFAYGQTGTGKTYTMEGSKENKGIIPKTFGQIWDYINRTSNMQFLVSVSYLEIYLEEIKDLLKRDHTSKLEIREYCGRGIVIPNLHTVTCKTAEEMAQVMAIGNRNRTIGGTKMNDRSSRSHAIFSVTIEMCNTDQEYENVRVGKLNLIDLAGSERQSKTGACSDRLKEASKINRALSALGNVISALAEHSSHIPYRDSKLTRLLQNSLGGNSKTVMIANIGPSNYNYEESLTTLRYAHRAKAIKNTPFKNEDPKDAKLREYRDEIKRLKELIEQRRLEEKQVIVIHKVIKVHRNSARSEDHITNSDSYETDRSSDSGSEADLEDEIDDEEDTELMERLYLERQKTDELAMRLEELESQLVKGGHALEVIDINEQKLAEQLLKIEEQKTRETEMQYVLEQESDTKVELHEAYSSLQQEFDSKSQKINEMAAIIKDLQEQILDLREKTNEEQREIEVLTEALNKELKLKTLIIENFISDEARCETTNKIHFDTNTDSWVLKRGMFERRTCRPSVRPEYDRPITNYALSKMKTSSCPYRYKSENIINLSLDLPEKTTVKYQPSNVPSTYRHILNVAMCQEDDVINIGDGVHGVDCPLGTDSARTQAQMDTIARNLAMKKETQRALQMRSAKTVPFVIPACTTPSFAYNKYSKK